The following are encoded in a window of Candidatus Zixiibacteriota bacterium genomic DNA:
- a CDS encoding P-II family nitrogen regulator, whose product MKKIEAIIKPFKLDEVKQRLTSVGITGMTITEVKGFGRQKGHTELYRGAEYTVDFLPKVKIEILAPDEMAPKIIDAILESAQTGKIGDGKIFVSSVEEVIRIRTNERGEEAIS is encoded by the coding sequence ATGAAAAAGATCGAGGCGATCATCAAGCCGTTCAAGCTCGACGAGGTCAAGCAAAGGCTCACGTCGGTCGGAATCACGGGCATGACGATCACCGAAGTGAAGGGCTTCGGGAGACAAAAAGGCCACACCGAGCTGTACCGCGGCGCGGAGTACACGGTGGATTTCCTGCCGAAGGTGAAAATCGAGATTCTGGCGCCGGACGAAATGGCGCCCAAGATCATCGACGCGATCCTGGAATCCGCTCAGACCGGCAAGATCGGGGACGGAAAGATCTTCGTTTCCAGCGTCGAGGAAGTTATCCGCATTCGAACCAACGAGCGGGGAGAAGAGGCGATCAGCTGA